A genomic segment from Idiomarina piscisalsi encodes:
- the rng gene encoding ribonuclease G, with amino-acid sequence MSVEVLMNVTPTETRVVLVENGILQEVHIERQAKRGLVGNIYMGKVSRVLPGMQAAFIDIGLDKAAFLHASDIVVQVDGDDLPQPDRPERDITELVHQGQQIMVQVVKDPLGTKGARLTTDITLPSRYLVFMPKSDHVGVSQRIEEGDERDRLKEIAESVSTDDGKFIVRTAAEGASEQSLKSDADFLFRLWEKIKTRKKSQRKVGMLYEDLNLSCRVLRDFVGEEIERIRVDSKVTFDTLKTFTKDFIPELTGVLEYYTGDRPIFDLFDIENEMQRALDRRVDLKSGGSLIIDQTEAMTTIDINTGAFVGHRNLEETIFNTNIEATQAIARQLRLRNLGGIIIIDFIDMRDEEHKRRVLHSLELALSKDRAKTTINGFTTLGLVEMTRKRTRESLEHVLCSECPVCQGRGTMKTVETVCYEIMREIVRVHKAYEADKFVVYASAKVSEALVNEESHALAELELFVSRQITVQTEPLYNQEQFDVVMM; translated from the coding sequence ATGAGCGTTGAAGTTCTCATGAACGTTACACCCACGGAAACGCGGGTGGTCCTCGTTGAAAATGGCATTTTGCAGGAAGTTCATATTGAACGGCAGGCGAAACGAGGTCTGGTGGGTAACATCTACATGGGAAAAGTGTCCCGTGTTTTACCGGGAATGCAGGCGGCCTTTATCGATATTGGTTTGGATAAGGCGGCATTCTTACATGCGTCAGACATTGTGGTGCAAGTTGACGGAGACGACCTTCCTCAGCCGGACCGACCTGAAAGAGACATTACTGAACTGGTTCACCAAGGCCAGCAAATTATGGTTCAGGTCGTCAAAGACCCTTTAGGCACGAAGGGCGCCAGACTGACTACTGACATTACGCTACCGTCCCGCTATTTGGTATTCATGCCGAAAAGTGACCATGTGGGTGTTTCGCAGCGCATTGAAGAAGGCGATGAGCGTGATCGTTTAAAAGAAATAGCGGAGTCAGTCAGTACCGACGATGGGAAATTTATTGTTCGTACAGCGGCAGAAGGAGCCTCTGAGCAGTCATTGAAAAGCGATGCGGACTTTCTTTTCCGACTTTGGGAGAAGATTAAAACACGCAAGAAAAGTCAGCGCAAAGTTGGCATGTTGTATGAAGACTTAAACTTGTCCTGTCGTGTACTGCGTGACTTTGTCGGTGAGGAAATCGAGCGCATTCGGGTAGACTCGAAAGTGACTTTTGACACCCTGAAAACCTTCACCAAAGACTTTATTCCCGAATTAACAGGTGTGCTGGAGTACTATACCGGTGACCGGCCTATTTTTGACCTGTTTGATATTGAAAATGAAATGCAGCGTGCTCTTGACCGCCGCGTTGATTTAAAATCGGGCGGCTCGTTAATTATTGATCAAACCGAGGCGATGACGACCATCGATATCAATACCGGTGCTTTCGTCGGTCACAGAAACCTCGAAGAGACCATATTCAACACCAATATAGAAGCGACTCAGGCAATAGCACGACAACTGCGGTTGCGGAATTTGGGTGGCATTATCATTATCGATTTTATCGATATGCGCGACGAAGAACATAAACGACGTGTCTTACACAGCCTGGAGCTTGCCTTGTCAAAAGACAGGGCGAAGACCACGATTAACGGCTTTACGACGCTCGGACTGGTTGAGATGACCCGTAAGCGAACCCGCGAAAGCCTCGAACACGTGCTGTGTTCTGAGTGCCCCGTTTGTCAGGGGCGTGGCACGATGAAAACCGTTGAAACCGTTTGTTACGAAATTATGCGAGAGATTGTGCGCGTGCATAAGGCCTACGAGGCCGACAAATTCGTTGTTTATGCGTCAGCTAAAGTCAGTGAGGCATTAGTGAACGAAGAATCTCACGCGTTAGCTGAACTTGAGCTGTTTGTTTCACGTCAAATTACCGTACAGACCGAACCTCTGTATAATCAAGAGCAATTTGACGTGGTAATGATGTAG
- a CDS encoding Maf family protein has translation MRIVLASSSPRRRELLNFLHRPFDCYVPDIDEIRQSNESAEGYVLRLANEKALAVATRQSDECLVIGSDTLIRCDQEVMEKPLDFEHFQKMMRQLSGRTHEVLTSVAVCHWNGQSLVASESTLVTTSVEFALLTTDDIESYWATGEPQDKAGGYGIQGYGGKYVKRIEGSYFAVVGLPLYETEQLLRMFEVTGG, from the coding sequence ATGCGTATTGTCTTAGCTTCCTCGTCGCCTCGTCGGCGCGAATTATTGAACTTCTTGCATCGCCCGTTTGATTGCTATGTGCCCGATATCGATGAAATTCGACAGAGCAATGAGAGTGCTGAGGGTTACGTGCTGCGGCTGGCGAACGAAAAGGCATTAGCCGTTGCGACGCGGCAGTCTGATGAGTGTCTCGTTATTGGCTCGGACACGTTGATTCGGTGTGACCAAGAGGTCATGGAAAAGCCGTTGGACTTTGAACACTTTCAGAAAATGATGCGTCAATTGTCCGGACGTACTCATGAGGTACTGACATCGGTCGCCGTTTGCCACTGGAATGGGCAGAGTTTAGTGGCGAGTGAATCAACATTGGTTACCACAAGCGTTGAGTTCGCCTTGCTAACAACCGACGATATCGAAAGTTACTGGGCAACCGGAGAGCCTCAGGATAAAGCGGGTGGCTATGGTATTCAGGGGTACGGTGGCAAATACGTGAAACGAATTGAAGGTAGCTACTTTGCAGTGGTTGGCTTACCTTTATATGAAACAGAGCAATTACTTCGCATGTTCGAAGTAACAGGTGGTTGA
- the mreD gene encoding rod shape-determining protein MreD, which translates to MKLLKPGIVTLLVTYVIALTLMVMPMPATFDVFRPDWVTLVMLYWVIALPHRVSIGTALILGVLSDVLLGSIVGVHALGMVVVAYLAARNFQRIRNFALIQQAVVIAVLILLKRFIIFEANVFLHDAEFTLSYFWPVLTSAVFWLWVFPLLRKVRRQFGVS; encoded by the coding sequence ATGAAGCTCTTGAAGCCGGGAATAGTGACTCTGCTCGTTACCTATGTCATCGCGTTAACGTTAATGGTCATGCCAATGCCGGCCACCTTCGACGTATTTCGTCCGGATTGGGTAACGCTGGTCATGTTGTACTGGGTGATTGCTTTGCCTCATCGGGTAAGCATTGGAACTGCACTCATTCTGGGCGTGCTAAGTGACGTTCTTCTGGGCTCTATCGTCGGCGTGCATGCATTAGGCATGGTCGTTGTTGCCTATTTAGCGGCTAGAAACTTTCAGCGCATTCGTAATTTTGCCCTGATACAGCAGGCCGTTGTTATTGCCGTTCTGATACTCCTGAAACGCTTCATTATCTTCGAGGCAAACGTCTTTCTGCACGACGCCGAATTTACGTTATCGTATTTTTGGCCTGTATTAACCTCGGCTGTTTTCTGGCTTTGGGTATTTCCGTTGTTGCGTAAAGTTCGCCGCCAGTTTGGGGTGTCATAA
- the mreC gene encoding rod shape-determining protein MreC, whose amino-acid sequence MKTLFVRGPSLLSRLVLALACSFLLIFIDHRLQAMQPVRVFLNSLVAPVQYLAILPEQLLDNFSESVKTTEQLSEENQALKQRILMLQGQQQQLQFLKNENRRLRELLGSDARESARRMVAEVIAVASEPFSQQLVINKGTLSGVYEGQPVLDSSGIIGQVQDVGGSTARVLLISDQSHAISLRSERNDIRVLAQGTGDIGRLELMFIPHSTELREGDLLMSSGLGDVFPEGYPVARIASIVRDESLPFATVFADPVSALDRVRNVLLLWPSESKQQPIYEDEE is encoded by the coding sequence ATGAAAACGCTGTTTGTCCGCGGCCCGTCTTTACTCTCCAGGCTAGTGCTCGCACTAGCCTGTTCGTTTCTGCTCATATTTATTGATCACCGGTTGCAAGCCATGCAGCCTGTTCGCGTGTTTCTTAACTCACTCGTTGCGCCTGTTCAGTATTTAGCCATATTACCCGAGCAGTTACTGGATAACTTTTCGGAGTCGGTAAAAACCACGGAGCAGTTAAGTGAGGAAAACCAAGCGTTAAAACAACGAATACTCATGCTTCAGGGGCAGCAGCAGCAATTACAATTCCTGAAAAACGAAAACCGCCGCCTTAGAGAGTTACTCGGTTCGGACGCACGTGAGTCTGCCCGAAGAATGGTTGCCGAGGTGATAGCCGTTGCGTCTGAGCCATTTTCGCAACAGTTGGTGATTAATAAGGGAACCTTAAGCGGTGTGTACGAAGGTCAACCGGTATTAGATAGCAGCGGGATTATTGGACAAGTCCAGGACGTTGGAGGGAGTACCGCGCGAGTGCTACTTATTTCCGACCAAAGTCATGCTATTTCTCTGCGCTCAGAAAGAAACGACATTCGAGTGTTAGCCCAGGGTACAGGGGATATTGGTCGTTTAGAGCTTATGTTCATTCCGCACAGCACAGAGTTGCGAGAAGGCGACCTGCTGATGTCGTCCGGTCTGGGAGACGTGTTTCCGGAAGGGTACCCTGTCGCACGTATTGCCAGCATAGTGAGGGATGAGTCACTGCCGTTCGCTACAGTGTTCGCCGATCCAGTAAGCGCCTTAGACAGAGTGCGAAATGTCTTATTATTGTGGCCAAGCGAAAGTAAGCAACAACCGATTTATGAGGACGAGGAATGA
- a CDS encoding rod shape-determining protein, translating to MFKKIRGLFSNDLSIDLGTANTLIYVKDEGIVLNEPSVVAIRQERSGGPKSIAAVGSAAKQMLGRTPGNIRAIRPMKDGVIADFYVCEKMLQFFIKQVHDSHYFRPSPRVLVCVPCGSTQVERRAIRESALGAGAREVYLIDEPMAAAIGAGLPVSEATGSMVVDIGGGTTEVAIISLNGVVYSSSVRIGGDKFDEAIISYVRRNFGALIGDATAERIKHEIGSAFPGEELKEIEVRGRNLAEGVPRSFTLNSNEILEALQEPLMGIVSAVMVALEQSPPELASDISERGMVLTGGGALLKDLDRLLVEETGIPVIIADDPLTCVARGGGKALEMIDMHGGDLFSYE from the coding sequence ATGTTTAAAAAAATTCGCGGCCTTTTTTCAAACGATTTATCTATTGACCTTGGTACCGCCAACACCCTCATTTACGTTAAAGACGAAGGCATTGTTTTAAATGAGCCTTCAGTTGTAGCAATACGACAAGAACGCTCAGGCGGACCTAAGTCTATTGCGGCCGTTGGTTCAGCCGCTAAGCAAATGTTAGGTCGTACTCCAGGCAATATTCGTGCTATTCGCCCAATGAAAGACGGTGTTATCGCAGACTTTTATGTGTGCGAAAAAATGCTTCAGTTCTTTATTAAGCAGGTCCACGACAGCCATTACTTCCGTCCAAGCCCGCGAGTTTTAGTGTGTGTTCCTTGTGGTTCAACCCAGGTAGAGCGCCGTGCGATTCGTGAATCAGCGTTGGGCGCGGGCGCACGTGAAGTGTACTTAATTGATGAACCAATGGCGGCAGCGATTGGTGCTGGTTTGCCTGTATCCGAGGCAACCGGTTCCATGGTGGTTGATATTGGTGGCGGTACAACCGAAGTCGCTATTATTTCACTGAACGGTGTGGTTTATTCGTCATCTGTTCGTATTGGTGGTGATAAGTTCGACGAAGCTATTATCAGTTATGTCCGTCGTAACTTTGGTGCACTGATTGGTGATGCTACCGCAGAGCGCATTAAACATGAAATTGGCTCAGCGTTCCCGGGCGAAGAGCTGAAGGAAATTGAAGTGAGGGGTCGTAACCTAGCTGAAGGTGTACCACGCTCCTTTACACTGAACAGCAATGAAATTCTAGAAGCGTTACAAGAGCCGCTCATGGGTATTGTGAGTGCGGTTATGGTTGCGCTAGAGCAGTCACCGCCAGAGCTCGCGTCTGATATTTCAGAGCGCGGTATGGTGTTAACCGGTGGTGGCGCGCTATTAAAAGATTTAGATCGCCTGCTTGTCGAAGAAACAGGCATTCCGGTAATTATTGCTGATGACCCGCTTACCTGTGTAGCGCGTGGTGGTGGTAAAGCATTAGAAATGATCGACATGCACGGCGGTGATTTATTCAGTTATGAGTAA
- a CDS encoding formylglycine-generating enzyme family protein has product MMRLARLALIMASTLTLASTALAQQEMTVEEITNQITNLESEFDNFSTTVNTLQQEERELREKLQSLRERNQELEEKRESALAEMNDRYQRLVEDPTIDIAGAQEAYKQAVMAHQQNKEDIKQQVSLVNQKSKEVEEARVSKHSLINEIETLKEQRNIARVDRLENEFNRSGELEVSQSISCDRNETLGQCENRGKLMAKQKASKQYLDEILTSLSESSLARENLEKASPNVQILGSKTISNGFSGAGNYGVKLAVELRGQLPQSQACTLLDVDMRYCATEQRPGELQAGDEETVDSSVMHPLTIRSNVYDDEVIIDGVSYGSTPIEVMLPGGEHEVEVLKYGYSAYAEKIRLKDAMSIRADLEKSEYSFTRGEKIQDILYRDVRGPELVVVPAGKFKMGDLVGNGLPNERPAETREIPNALGITDTEITVKHFRDFVEDTAYVTDAEKRGTCAILKNGRPEFNEKLSWKNPGYKQSDNSPVVCVSYNDAKAYADWLTTKSGFKYSVPTEAEWEYAARAGTETDFWWGNDVGFGKANCRNCGSDWSNQRPAPVASFHRNPWGLFDTVGNVWEWAQTDNGVVVKGGAWNFTPSLARVSTKMELPADFNSNYIGFRVVRAQ; this is encoded by the coding sequence ATGATGCGATTGGCTCGACTGGCCTTAATTATGGCCTCTACATTGACTCTCGCCTCGACGGCTCTTGCTCAGCAAGAGATGACCGTCGAAGAAATTACAAACCAAATTACAAACTTAGAGAGTGAGTTTGATAACTTTTCTACGACGGTTAACACGTTACAGCAGGAGGAGCGAGAGCTTAGAGAAAAGCTTCAGTCCTTACGTGAACGTAACCAGGAATTAGAAGAGAAAAGAGAGTCTGCACTGGCGGAAATGAATGACCGCTATCAACGTTTAGTGGAAGATCCTACCATTGATATTGCTGGCGCTCAGGAAGCCTACAAGCAAGCGGTTATGGCTCACCAGCAAAATAAAGAAGACATCAAACAACAAGTCAGCTTGGTGAACCAAAAGTCTAAAGAAGTTGAAGAGGCTCGAGTCAGCAAGCACAGCTTGATTAACGAAATTGAAACGTTGAAAGAGCAGCGCAACATTGCTCGTGTTGACCGTCTTGAAAATGAGTTTAACCGCTCAGGTGAACTCGAAGTGAGCCAATCAATTAGCTGTGACCGAAATGAAACGTTAGGTCAGTGTGAAAATCGCGGCAAGTTGATGGCAAAACAGAAAGCGTCTAAGCAATATCTTGACGAGATTCTGACAAGCTTAAGCGAATCGTCGCTGGCGCGTGAAAACCTGGAAAAAGCCAGCCCGAACGTTCAAATCTTAGGTTCTAAGACAATCAGCAACGGCTTTAGCGGTGCAGGCAACTACGGCGTTAAACTGGCAGTAGAACTTCGTGGACAGTTACCACAAAGCCAAGCCTGTACATTACTTGACGTAGATATGCGTTATTGCGCAACGGAACAACGGCCGGGGGAGTTGCAGGCGGGTGATGAAGAAACGGTTGATAGCTCCGTCATGCACCCGTTAACAATACGTTCAAACGTTTACGACGATGAAGTTATCATTGATGGTGTTAGCTACGGTTCGACACCTATCGAAGTGATGTTGCCAGGTGGCGAGCACGAAGTCGAAGTCCTGAAATATGGCTATTCAGCCTATGCAGAAAAAATTCGCTTGAAGGATGCCATGTCGATTCGAGCGGATCTGGAAAAATCTGAGTATTCATTTACTCGCGGCGAGAAAATTCAGGATATCTTATATCGTGATGTTAGAGGCCCGGAGCTTGTTGTCGTTCCGGCGGGAAAGTTCAAAATGGGCGACTTGGTTGGTAATGGCCTGCCGAATGAACGACCGGCTGAAACTCGCGAAATACCGAACGCACTCGGCATTACTGATACTGAAATCACGGTTAAGCATTTTAGAGACTTCGTTGAAGACACTGCCTATGTAACCGACGCAGAGAAACGTGGAACCTGTGCAATACTTAAGAATGGCCGTCCGGAGTTCAACGAAAAACTTAGCTGGAAGAACCCCGGCTATAAACAATCTGATAATTCGCCGGTTGTATGCGTAAGTTATAACGATGCGAAGGCTTATGCTGATTGGTTGACAACGAAAAGTGGATTTAAGTACAGCGTACCGACTGAGGCAGAATGGGAATATGCTGCTCGTGCCGGAACTGAAACCGACTTCTGGTGGGGGAACGATGTTGGTTTTGGCAAGGCAAACTGTCGTAACTGTGGCTCAGACTGGTCGAATCAACGTCCTGCGCCAGTGGCAAGTTTCCACCGTAACCCTTGGGGACTCTTTGATACCGTTGGTAACGTCTGGGAATGGGCGCAAACTGACAACGGTGTTGTCGTTAAAGGCGGTGCGTGGAACTTTACACCAAGTCTTGCCCGAGTTTCGACAAAAATGGAACTTCCGGCAGATTTTAACTCTAACTACATTGGATTCCGTGTTGTAAGGGCGCAGTAA
- a CDS encoding DUF6701 domain-containing protein gives MKRYALLFVFLLSLLTTFVVEAKKYNLPNQSLPGCTQSGTTYTCGTLTLNSGDEIEVTGNEGVVIIVEAVDFGEGVTINSKGPSLDMQFLSGGQTTIGPNSSVNASFDSDGDVIISDGTTVTGDIRSDGNITLGDNVTVDGDLSASGTVTIGADSTVNGDVNAPVINNNGGSINGETCNTPGNVGDCSQTLPEAIGYWHFDELSWSGAAGEVVDSSSYGYNGTAISYAFTSGFNPAFEFNGDSTCRYGRFDGNNRVRVPNVNEAMNSNTVSVAFWFKGAAELQNPNDSYQTMLLLGEGTTETSAGRFEVYRQDDSDGGGLYFEVRKNNGDLLTIEAGNTNNGSENLFDDEWHHLAASYNSDNNVLYIYIDGELIDTNSYGGDTKLNDSAQPTLYIGGQSGPQNSFRGEIDEVYVSNGVFTTTTAAILYYKTRPCAYARPQCSDVWPQAFSPLNDVPLPFDLPDRALNSQLPEALQPTDYLRAGDFGDVGANYSTNGQTSRVYIDGDLTIQSGRRINMAGEANELILIVTGDLYLERDVEINGFIYVSGNLFFERSFWWWNRSRIEGGLSLDGQASAYGFFGFFAPSIEYRSPAEPLDGGSFCNAGDVDPPVTAPHHYRLSYASPVLTCEAADVTVEACADASCSSYASVSSSVFLSENAGDWGQNPVAASPVATTQLSQTEAGTYTLAIDDIETTPGALNPTQCYMNGNFNSDCSITFNDTGLKFDSIGTQTSGDSFLTNLSVVRTNDNTRACEVISEQISQVDMGMHCVNPGSCSDFSEFPYAQMSIDQALINELQDDGSGSFTGWTPVTANFQAGQQALEVQYGDAGKVSLRAKAQLPNGKVIEGVSNEFVYKPASIGMETVSTYSGDILAKAGEPFFMALQALNSGEQVTPNFGRETPQESLDLAVAVDAVAPAEVNGELDNSASFSAQSVVNVRFENDSISYSEVGSAKVTAKVADANYLGAGSVTTEHTLGRFIPYEFEPLTAEFDGACTDFYYMGQAQPIVLSAQAVNASGELTLNYTGSLAKATPLFYAYDSSENQLVDHNVNYDGVWEWTDGVGQFTGSASVTVSRLSSGQPDGPFRDYILGWQLDDQEDNNFYSTLQNSVLPASPGATKLDTANLYYGRFSLQDTYAAMDDVMPIAGTVEYWESGEFFVNDSDNCTVIERNAVNLLDESMASLEPEPINVQLANGLLSSPDKDINELFRWVSSGTDEPYSFGFEVEVPAYLQYDWAGNSAYDDNPQAEGTFGIYRGRDRQIYWRELGW, from the coding sequence ATGAAGCGCTACGCCCTATTGTTTGTCTTTTTACTTAGCTTATTAACGACGTTTGTGGTTGAAGCTAAAAAATATAACTTACCAAACCAAAGCCTACCAGGCTGCACACAAAGTGGAACAACATACACCTGTGGCACCTTAACCCTTAACAGCGGCGACGAAATCGAAGTGACCGGTAACGAGGGCGTGGTCATTATTGTTGAAGCGGTCGATTTTGGTGAAGGCGTCACCATAAACAGTAAAGGCCCTTCACTCGATATGCAGTTTCTGTCAGGGGGGCAGACCACTATCGGACCGAACAGTTCGGTTAATGCGTCGTTTGACAGCGATGGTGATGTCATTATCAGTGATGGAACAACGGTGACCGGGGATATTCGTTCCGACGGTAATATTACCTTAGGTGATAACGTTACTGTGGATGGTGATCTCAGCGCATCTGGAACGGTGACTATCGGTGCCGACAGTACGGTAAACGGAGATGTCAACGCGCCGGTAATCAACAACAACGGTGGATCTATTAATGGCGAAACCTGTAATACGCCCGGTAACGTGGGTGACTGTTCGCAAACACTCCCTGAGGCTATTGGTTACTGGCATTTCGATGAGTTGAGCTGGAGTGGTGCTGCCGGAGAAGTTGTTGATTCATCCAGCTACGGTTACAACGGTACTGCAATCAGTTACGCATTCACGTCCGGCTTTAACCCAGCCTTTGAATTCAATGGTGACAGTACTTGCCGTTATGGTCGCTTTGACGGTAATAACCGAGTTCGGGTACCTAATGTAAACGAAGCGATGAACTCAAACACGGTGTCGGTTGCGTTTTGGTTTAAAGGTGCTGCTGAGCTACAAAACCCTAATGACAGTTATCAAACGATGTTACTACTGGGTGAAGGAACAACGGAAACCTCTGCGGGACGATTTGAAGTCTACCGGCAAGATGACTCCGATGGCGGTGGCTTGTATTTTGAAGTCCGTAAAAATAACGGCGACCTTCTGACCATTGAAGCCGGTAACACCAATAATGGCAGCGAGAACCTATTTGACGATGAGTGGCATCATTTAGCGGCCAGTTATAATTCCGATAACAACGTTCTGTATATCTATATCGATGGAGAATTGATTGATACGAACTCTTATGGCGGTGACACAAAACTGAATGATAGTGCACAGCCTACTCTCTATATTGGTGGTCAAAGCGGTCCTCAGAACAGTTTTCGGGGTGAAATTGATGAGGTTTATGTCAGTAACGGCGTATTTACTACAACAACCGCTGCAATTTTGTACTATAAAACACGACCCTGTGCTTACGCTCGTCCGCAGTGCTCTGACGTTTGGCCGCAAGCGTTTAGTCCGTTAAACGATGTGCCGCTTCCCTTTGATTTACCGGACCGGGCGCTGAATTCGCAATTGCCAGAGGCTTTGCAGCCAACCGACTATTTACGAGCCGGTGACTTTGGGGACGTTGGCGCTAACTACTCGACAAACGGACAAACCTCCAGAGTTTATATTGATGGTGACTTAACCATTCAGTCCGGACGTCGAATTAATATGGCGGGTGAGGCGAATGAGCTCATATTGATAGTTACTGGGGACTTATATTTAGAACGAGATGTCGAGATTAACGGGTTCATATACGTAAGCGGAAATCTGTTTTTTGAGCGAAGCTTTTGGTGGTGGAATAGAAGTCGTATCGAAGGTGGTCTGAGTCTTGATGGGCAAGCATCCGCTTATGGTTTCTTTGGTTTTTTTGCGCCTAGCATTGAGTATCGTTCACCAGCAGAGCCACTCGACGGCGGCAGCTTTTGTAATGCGGGAGATGTTGATCCACCGGTAACGGCGCCTCATCACTATCGTTTATCGTACGCGAGTCCAGTACTGACCTGCGAAGCGGCAGACGTAACCGTTGAAGCGTGTGCTGACGCGTCCTGCTCAAGTTACGCTTCCGTTTCCAGTTCCGTGTTTTTATCGGAAAATGCTGGTGACTGGGGCCAAAACCCAGTCGCTGCGTCCCCAGTTGCAACTACGCAGTTAAGCCAAACCGAAGCGGGCACGTACACGCTTGCCATAGATGACATAGAAACCACACCGGGAGCGCTGAACCCGACTCAGTGCTATATGAATGGAAACTTCAATTCCGACTGCTCGATTACCTTTAATGATACCGGCCTCAAATTTGATTCTATCGGCACGCAAACATCGGGTGATAGCTTTCTCACTAACTTATCGGTTGTACGGACGAACGACAACACGCGGGCGTGTGAGGTGATTTCAGAACAAATTAGCCAGGTAGACATGGGCATGCATTGCGTTAATCCAGGCAGTTGCAGTGATTTTAGTGAGTTTCCCTATGCGCAAATGTCTATTGATCAGGCGCTTATTAATGAGCTTCAGGACGATGGTTCAGGTAGCTTTACCGGTTGGACTCCAGTAACCGCCAATTTTCAGGCGGGCCAGCAAGCGTTAGAAGTTCAGTACGGTGACGCGGGTAAAGTGAGCTTACGGGCAAAAGCGCAGCTACCGAACGGCAAAGTGATTGAAGGCGTGTCCAATGAGTTTGTTTACAAGCCGGCAAGCATCGGCATGGAAACGGTGAGTACTTATAGCGGGGATATTCTAGCGAAAGCCGGAGAGCCATTCTTCATGGCATTGCAGGCATTAAATTCTGGTGAGCAGGTTACGCCAAACTTTGGGCGTGAAACACCGCAGGAGTCACTGGATCTGGCGGTGGCGGTTGACGCTGTCGCTCCTGCTGAAGTGAATGGCGAACTCGATAACAGCGCTAGTTTCAGTGCTCAGAGTGTTGTAAATGTACGTTTTGAAAATGATTCCATTTCATACTCTGAAGTGGGCAGTGCAAAAGTCACCGCGAAGGTAGCGGACGCCAACTATTTAGGCGCTGGTTCTGTTACAACCGAGCATACTCTCGGGCGATTTATTCCCTACGAGTTTGAGCCTTTAACCGCTGAATTCGATGGAGCCTGCACTGATTTTTACTACATGGGGCAGGCTCAACCTATCGTTCTGTCAGCGCAAGCGGTTAATGCCTCCGGAGAGCTGACTCTAAATTACACCGGATCATTAGCAAAAGCGACGCCGCTATTTTACGCCTATGACTCATCTGAAAATCAACTCGTCGATCATAACGTCAATTACGATGGGGTTTGGGAGTGGACTGATGGCGTCGGCCAGTTTACCGGAAGCGCTTCAGTAACGGTTTCCCGCTTAAGTTCGGGGCAACCCGATGGTCCGTTCAGAGACTACATTCTGGGCTGGCAACTCGATGACCAGGAAGATAATAATTTTTACTCAACGCTTCAAAATAGTGTTCTACCGGCTTCTCCCGGAGCAACGAAGTTAGATACGGCAAACCTGTACTACGGTCGCTTCAGCCTTCAGGACACCTATGCGGCAATGGATGATGTCATGCCAATTGCTGGCACGGTGGAATATTGGGAAAGCGGTGAGTTTTTTGTAAATGACAGCGATAACTGTACGGTTATTGAGAGAAATGCGGTCAATCTGCTTGATGAGTCAATGGCAAGCCTGGAGCCTGAACCGATTAACGTGCAACTGGCTAACGGTTTGTTAAGCTCGCCGGATAAAGATATTAATGAGTTATTCCGATGGGTATCCTCGGGGACTGACGAACCTTATTCGTTCGGTTTTGAGGTAGAAGTACCTGCTTACTTGCAATATGACTGGGCGGGAAATAGCGCCTACGATGACAACCCTCAAGCCGAAGGCACCTTTGGTATTTACCGTGGGCGAGATCGCCAGATTTACTGGCGTGAGTTAGGATGGTAG
- a CDS encoding Type II secretory pathway component → MRHNSPFKPINKQRGNTLVIAVFVIVVLGGLVTALASLLRTSSESVVIEVLGARSYLAAQSGLEQAMMTVYPLGSAPDTSCGVDAVEYTFAGNQSLEQCSADVSCSSAEYTDESNTTYTHIVITSSALCEAGEQRASRELQIETRVEN, encoded by the coding sequence ATGCGCCATAACAGCCCTTTCAAGCCAATAAATAAACAACGAGGCAACACCTTGGTTATTGCGGTGTTTGTGATTGTCGTGCTTGGAGGACTGGTTACGGCACTGGCCAGTTTGCTGAGAACCTCTTCTGAGAGCGTGGTCATCGAAGTGCTCGGTGCACGCAGTTATTTAGCTGCGCAGTCAGGTTTGGAACAAGCGATGATGACGGTTTATCCTTTAGGCAGTGCACCTGATACCAGTTGCGGTGTTGATGCGGTTGAGTACACCTTTGCCGGCAATCAGAGTCTTGAGCAGTGTAGCGCGGACGTTAGCTGTAGCAGCGCTGAATACACCGATGAGTCGAATACAACATATACTCACATTGTCATCACCTCGAGCGCATTATGCGAAGCGGGTGAACAGCGAGCATCGCGAGAGCTGCAAATAGAGACGCGGGTGGAGAACTGA